One segment of Streptomyces sp. TG1A-8 DNA contains the following:
- a CDS encoding sugar ABC transporter substrate-binding protein gives MRSIRAAAVGAVTMSLALAATACGGGSSNGGGSNDSPKTLTYWASNQGASIAVDKKVLQPELDKFQKQTGIKVKLEVVPWSDLLNRILTATTSGQGPDVLNIGNTWSASLQATGALLPWDAKNFDKIGGRDRFVESALGSTGVTDKDPAAVPLYSMAYALYYNKQIFADAGITKPPATWDELVADGKKIKAKGKTVLGAEGANVSENIHHVFVFAKQHGADFFTADGKPDFTNPKIVDAVKQYVDLMAKDKVIPTGDAEYAQNQSVSDFAKGKQAMLLWQSAAANLKAQGLSEDAYGIAPVPVQSGTPGTGAQTNSMVAGINIAVFKNSHNLDGATKFVKFMTSDAEQTILNKAYTSIPPVKGAQGDAAFNAPSTAVLKQTLATSAAPLPQVSSESQFETAVGTAVKDLFADAAAGRAVTTDSVKAKLEKAQQQMPAA, from the coding sequence ATGCGCAGCATCCGAGCCGCGGCCGTAGGCGCCGTCACCATGTCTCTCGCCCTCGCGGCCACGGCCTGCGGAGGCGGATCGTCGAACGGCGGAGGGTCCAACGACTCGCCGAAGACGCTCACCTACTGGGCCTCCAACCAGGGCGCCAGCATCGCCGTGGACAAGAAGGTCCTCCAGCCCGAGCTCGACAAGTTCCAGAAGCAGACCGGCATCAAGGTCAAGCTGGAGGTCGTGCCCTGGTCGGACCTGCTCAACCGCATCCTCACCGCGACCACCTCGGGCCAGGGCCCCGACGTGCTGAACATCGGCAACACCTGGAGCGCCTCCCTGCAGGCCACCGGGGCCCTGCTGCCCTGGGACGCGAAGAACTTCGACAAGATCGGCGGCAGGGACCGCTTCGTCGAATCCGCCCTCGGCTCGACCGGCGTCACCGACAAGGACCCGGCCGCCGTCCCGCTGTACTCGATGGCGTACGCCCTGTACTACAACAAGCAGATCTTCGCCGACGCCGGCATCACCAAGCCCCCGGCCACCTGGGACGAGCTGGTCGCCGACGGCAAGAAGATCAAGGCGAAGGGCAAGACGGTGCTCGGCGCCGAGGGCGCGAACGTGTCGGAGAACATCCACCACGTCTTCGTCTTCGCCAAGCAGCACGGCGCCGACTTCTTCACCGCCGACGGCAAGCCCGACTTCACCAACCCCAAGATCGTCGACGCGGTCAAGCAGTACGTCGACCTGATGGCCAAGGACAAGGTCATCCCGACCGGTGACGCCGAGTACGCGCAGAACCAGTCCGTCAGCGACTTCGCCAAGGGCAAGCAGGCCATGCTGCTGTGGCAGTCCGCCGCCGCCAACCTCAAGGCCCAGGGCCTGAGCGAGGACGCCTACGGCATCGCCCCCGTGCCCGTCCAGTCCGGCACCCCGGGCACCGGCGCGCAGACCAACTCGATGGTCGCGGGCATCAACATCGCCGTCTTCAAGAACAGCCACAACCTCGACGGCGCCACGAAGTTCGTGAAGTTCATGACCAGCGACGCCGAGCAGACGATCCTCAACAAGGCCTACACCTCCATCCCGCCGGTCAAGGGCGCCCAGGGCGACGCGGCGTTCAACGCCCCGAGCACCGCGGTGCTCAAGCAGACCCTCGCCACCAGCGCCGCCCCGCTGCCGCAGGTCTCCTCCGAGTCGCAGTTCGAGACGGCGGTCGGCACGGCCGTCAAGGACCTGTTCGCCGACGCCGCCGCCGGTCGCGCCGTGACCACGGACTCGGTCAAGGCCAAGCTGGAGAAGGCCCAGCAGCAGATGCCGGCGGCCTGA
- a CDS encoding LacI family DNA-binding transcriptional regulator, whose product MSRQVPTLEDVAREAGVSRATVSRVVNGVRNVDPAIQEVVRRAIERTGYAPNRAARSLVTRRTGTVALVVSGAGASSQEAQDAFAARVFADPFFGRVVAGVVGFLRPRSVHPVLMFAESAGARREVLAYLRQGRADGALVVSSHADDPLPALLAEAGLPAVLFARPFRPVPLSYVDLAHRDGGRLAAEHLLARGCRRVATICGPLAVPASQERLAGFRDTLARHGHPHVPVAEGGFTLDSGIAAMTDLLADHPDLDGVFAANDLMAQGACQVLRERNRRIPGDVAVVGFDDSTVAATCRPPLTTVRQPVEAMAADMARLLDEHVRGVRTEPTAVVFDPELVERDSA is encoded by the coding sequence ATGAGCAGACAGGTCCCGACGCTGGAGGACGTCGCCCGTGAGGCCGGTGTCTCCCGGGCGACCGTGTCCCGGGTGGTCAACGGCGTGCGCAACGTGGACCCGGCGATCCAGGAGGTGGTGCGGCGCGCCATCGAACGCACCGGGTACGCGCCGAACCGGGCCGCCCGCTCGCTCGTCACCCGGCGCACCGGGACGGTGGCCCTGGTGGTCTCCGGCGCCGGCGCCTCCTCGCAGGAGGCCCAGGACGCCTTCGCCGCCCGGGTGTTCGCGGACCCCTTCTTCGGGCGGGTGGTCGCCGGAGTGGTCGGCTTCCTGCGGCCGCGCTCCGTGCACCCGGTGCTGATGTTCGCCGAGTCGGCCGGAGCCCGCCGGGAAGTGCTGGCCTACCTGCGCCAGGGACGGGCCGACGGCGCGCTGGTGGTCTCCAGCCACGCGGACGACCCGCTGCCCGCGCTGCTCGCCGAAGCGGGACTGCCCGCGGTCCTCTTCGCCCGCCCCTTCCGGCCGGTACCGCTCAGCTACGTGGACCTGGCCCACCGGGACGGCGGCCGGCTCGCGGCCGAACACCTCCTCGCCCGGGGCTGCCGCCGGGTCGCCACGATCTGCGGCCCCCTGGCCGTCCCCGCCAGCCAGGAGCGGCTGGCCGGCTTCCGGGACACCCTCGCCCGGCACGGACACCCCCACGTCCCCGTCGCCGAGGGCGGCTTCACCCTCGACAGCGGGATCGCCGCGATGACCGACCTGCTCGCCGACCACCCGGACCTGGACGGGGTGTTCGCCGCCAACGACCTCATGGCGCAGGGCGCCTGCCAGGTGCTGCGCGAGCGGAACCGCCGGATCCCCGGGGACGTGGCGGTCGTCGGCTTCGACGACTCCACCGTCGCCGCCACCTGCCGTCCCCCGCTCACCACGGTCCGGCAGCCGGTGGAGGCCATGGCGGCCGACATGGCACGCCTGCTGGACGAGCACGTCCGCGGTGTCCGCACCGAGCCCACGGCCGTCGTGTTCGACCCGGAACTGGTGGAACGCGACTCGGCGTGA
- a CDS encoding carbohydrate ABC transporter permease: MTTTTTALTEPVRESSPGAARGPRRTGRIRRISLPYLLLLPALVLELLVHLVPMVIGIVMSFKELTQFYIRDWGSAPWSGLGNYKVSVDFDAPVGQALLHSFFVTVGFTLLSVGLCWLIGTAAAVFMQGTFRGRGLLRALFLVPYALPVYAAVITWVFMFQHDNGLVNHVLHDQLHLTDKPSFWLIGDNSFYALLTVSVWKGWPFAFLIVTAGLQNIPGELYEAAALDGAGVWQQIRRITLPSLRPVNQVLVLVLFLWTFNDFNTPYVLFGRSAPEAADLISVHIYQASFVTWNFGTGSAMSVLLLLFLLVVTGGYLLATSRGRRTTDV; the protein is encoded by the coding sequence ATGACCACGACCACCACCGCCCTCACGGAGCCGGTGCGTGAGAGCTCCCCCGGTGCGGCGCGCGGCCCGCGCCGCACCGGGCGGATCCGCCGCATCTCACTGCCGTACCTGCTGCTCCTGCCCGCCCTGGTCCTCGAACTCCTCGTCCACCTCGTGCCGATGGTCATCGGCATCGTGATGAGCTTCAAGGAGCTCACCCAGTTCTACATCCGCGACTGGGGCAGCGCCCCCTGGTCCGGCCTCGGCAACTACAAGGTGTCGGTCGACTTCGACGCCCCGGTCGGCCAGGCCCTGCTGCACTCGTTCTTCGTCACCGTCGGCTTCACCCTGCTGTCGGTGGGACTGTGCTGGCTGATCGGCACCGCCGCCGCCGTCTTCATGCAGGGCACCTTCCGGGGCCGCGGCCTGCTGCGCGCCCTGTTCCTGGTGCCGTACGCGCTGCCCGTCTACGCGGCCGTCATCACCTGGGTGTTCATGTTCCAGCACGACAACGGCCTGGTGAACCACGTCCTGCACGACCAGCTGCACCTCACCGACAAGCCGTCCTTCTGGCTCATCGGCGACAACAGCTTCTACGCCCTGCTGACGGTGTCGGTCTGGAAGGGCTGGCCGTTCGCCTTCCTCATCGTGACGGCCGGCCTGCAGAACATCCCGGGCGAGCTGTACGAGGCCGCCGCCCTCGACGGCGCCGGCGTCTGGCAGCAGATCCGCCGCATCACCCTGCCGTCGCTGCGCCCGGTCAACCAGGTGCTGGTGCTGGTGCTGTTCCTGTGGACGTTCAACGACTTCAACACGCCGTACGTCCTGTTCGGCAGGTCCGCCCCCGAGGCCGCCGACCTGATCTCGGTGCACATCTACCAGGCCTCCTTCGTCACCTGGAACTTCGGCACCGGCTCGGCCATGTCCGTCCTGCTGCTGCTGTTCCTGCTCGTCGTGACGGGCGGATACCTCCTGGCCACCTCGCGCGGACGGAGGACCACCGATGTCTAG
- a CDS encoding ROK family protein: MAGLSGRTVRDLRRESRSAVLQRLYFDGPMSRYALGPATGLSSGSISNVVAELLADGLLEEAGVVGSDAGRPRRLLRVRPGSGRLIGVDVGETRVRVELFDLGLTELARTDRPLGPRGYDVDAVVGHVHEGIAEVLRVAEGAPGELLGVGVGVPGIIEDAGEEGAVVHGQTIGWDAVPLERMLRLAGQLPAEVPYLIDNGAKTLGQAEMWFGAGRGARNAVVVLFGSGVGACVVTEEAGQGRAVEWGHLTVRVGGRRCRCGARGCLEAYAGAEALVARWREAGGRSSAGAGEERALTDLLAAARPDTGAEPDPVAVAVLAETAEYLGAGLSDLINLFQPERVLIGGWAGLQLGGAFLDEVRAHAFARALRFPAGRSRIELGHLGPDAVTVGAAVLPLAAFFTQGGRRPRPAPRVVAAPTWRAGLEGRLV, translated from the coding sequence GTGGCAGGGCTGAGCGGCCGTACGGTGCGTGACCTGCGGCGGGAGAGTCGGAGCGCCGTTCTGCAACGGTTGTATTTCGACGGTCCCATGAGCAGGTACGCGCTGGGTCCGGCGACCGGGTTGAGTTCGGGGTCCATCAGCAACGTCGTGGCCGAGCTGCTGGCCGACGGTCTGCTGGAGGAGGCGGGCGTCGTCGGCTCGGACGCCGGCCGGCCGCGCCGGCTGCTGCGGGTGCGGCCGGGCAGCGGGCGGCTGATCGGGGTCGACGTCGGCGAGACCCGGGTGCGGGTGGAGCTGTTCGACCTGGGCCTGACGGAACTCGCGCGCACGGACAGGCCGCTGGGGCCGCGCGGCTACGACGTCGACGCCGTCGTGGGCCACGTCCACGAGGGCATCGCCGAGGTGCTGCGCGTGGCCGAGGGGGCCCCCGGCGAACTGCTCGGCGTCGGTGTCGGCGTCCCCGGCATCATCGAGGACGCCGGGGAGGAGGGCGCGGTCGTCCACGGGCAGACCATCGGCTGGGACGCGGTCCCGCTGGAGCGCATGCTCCGGCTGGCCGGCCAGCTCCCCGCGGAGGTGCCGTACCTGATCGACAACGGCGCCAAGACGCTGGGGCAGGCCGAGATGTGGTTCGGCGCGGGACGCGGCGCCCGCAACGCCGTGGTGGTCCTCTTCGGTTCCGGCGTCGGCGCCTGCGTGGTCACCGAGGAGGCCGGCCAGGGACGGGCGGTGGAGTGGGGGCACCTGACGGTACGGGTCGGCGGGCGCCGGTGCCGGTGCGGGGCGCGGGGCTGCCTGGAGGCGTACGCGGGCGCGGAGGCGCTGGTGGCGCGCTGGCGGGAGGCGGGCGGACGCTCCTCGGCCGGCGCCGGCGAGGAGAGGGCGCTGACCGACCTGCTGGCGGCGGCCCGCCCGGACACCGGCGCGGAGCCCGATCCGGTGGCGGTGGCGGTGCTCGCCGAGACCGCCGAGTACCTGGGCGCGGGACTGTCCGACCTGATCAACCTCTTCCAGCCCGAACGGGTCCTGATCGGCGGCTGGGCGGGCCTGCAGCTCGGCGGCGCCTTCCTGGACGAGGTGCGCGCCCACGCCTTCGCGCGGGCGCTGCGCTTCCCCGCGGGCCGCAGCCGCATCGAACTGGGCCACCTCGGCCCGGACGCGGTCACCGTGGGCGCGGCGGTCCTGCCCCTGGCCGCGTTCTTCACGCAGGGCGGCCGGCGACCCCGCCCCGCGCCCCGGGTGGTGGCGGCACCGACCTGGCGGGCGGGGCTGGAGGGGCGGCTGGTCTGA